From a single Mesorhizobium shangrilense genomic region:
- a CDS encoding HU family DNA-binding protein: MNKNELVSAVADAASISKGDAQSAVDAVFSVITGELKKGGDVRLVGFGNFTVSKRAASTGRNPQTGAEVQIPARTVPKFSAGKGLKDAVN; encoded by the coding sequence ATGAACAAGAACGAACTGGTGTCCGCTGTCGCCGACGCCGCGAGCATTTCGAAGGGTGACGCGCAGTCGGCCGTGGATGCGGTATTTTCCGTGATCACCGGTGAACTGAAGAAGGGCGGCGATGTCCGGCTTGTCGGCTTCGGAAATTTCACCGTGTCAAAGCGCGCCGCATCGACCGGTCGCAACCCGCAGACGGGCGCGGAAGTGCAGATCCCGGCGCGCACCGTGCCGAAGTTCTCGGCCGGCAAGGGCCTCAAGGACGCGGTCAACTAA
- a CDS encoding ABC transporter ATP-binding protein, with translation MAQVAIRNAAKAFGTVKVLHDVSVDIADGQFVVLVGPSGCGKSTLLRMVAGLETVSGGTISIGDRVVNHLPPAKRDIAMVFQNYALYPHKTVEQNMAFALKLRNTDPAVVTERVNRAAEILDLAPYLKRYPRQLSGGQRQRVAMGRAIVRNPQVFLFDEPLSNLDAKLRVQMRTEIKELHQRLKTTTIYVTHDQIEAMTMADKIVVMRDGRIEQVGAPLELFDRPANLFVAGFIGSPSMNLLKGVMRKTGVDIAGTLFPIAANNAVQEGRAVVYGVRPEHLEIHPDGVPARISVVEPTGSETLVFLRFGDGEMVALFRERHDFKPGDTLHLKPRLDQVHLFDAGTGQRL, from the coding sequence ATGGCTCAAGTCGCAATCCGCAATGCAGCCAAGGCGTTCGGGACCGTAAAGGTCCTGCACGATGTCAGCGTCGATATCGCCGACGGCCAGTTCGTGGTGCTGGTCGGCCCGTCGGGCTGTGGCAAGTCCACGCTGCTCCGGATGGTGGCGGGGCTGGAAACCGTCTCCGGTGGCACGATCTCCATCGGGGACCGCGTGGTCAACCATCTGCCGCCGGCCAAGCGCGACATCGCCATGGTGTTCCAGAACTACGCGCTCTATCCCCACAAGACGGTCGAGCAGAACATGGCCTTCGCGCTCAAGCTGCGTAACACTGATCCGGCTGTCGTTACGGAGCGGGTCAATCGCGCGGCGGAGATCCTTGATCTCGCCCCCTATCTCAAGCGCTATCCAAGGCAATTGTCGGGCGGCCAGCGCCAGCGCGTGGCCATGGGGCGGGCCATCGTGCGCAATCCCCAGGTCTTCCTGTTCGACGAGCCGCTCTCCAACCTCGACGCCAAACTGCGCGTCCAGATGCGTACCGAGATCAAGGAACTGCACCAGCGGCTGAAGACCACCACCATCTACGTTACCCACGACCAGATCGAAGCCATGACCATGGCCGACAAGATCGTCGTGATGCGCGATGGCCGTATCGAACAGGTCGGTGCGCCGCTGGAGCTTTTCGACAGGCCGGCCAATCTCTTCGTTGCCGGCTTCATCGGCTCGCCCTCGATGAACCTGCTCAAGGGCGTCATGCGCAAGACTGGTGTCGACATCGCCGGCACCCTGTTCCCGATTGCCGCGAACAATGCGGTGCAGGAGGGGCGGGCCGTGGTCTACGGCGTGCGCCCGGAGCATCTCGAGATTCATCCCGACGGCGTGCCGGCGAGGATTTCAGTGGTCGAGCCCACCGGTTCCGAAACACTGGTCTTCCTGCGCTTCGGCGATGGCGAGATGGTGGCGCTGTTCCGCGAACGCCACGACTTCAAGCCGGGCGACACGCTGCATCTGAAACCAAGGCTCGATCAGGTTCACCTGTTCGACGCGGGGACTGGCCAGCGCCTTTAG
- a CDS encoding carbohydrate ABC transporter permease, which yields MSVQTTEYVASEIRSPASFIASRAFIYGALVFWGFICLFPIYWTITTSFKVAVDVTQGHLIPFVDFQPDWKGWRSLGLSPDSIFQTSTVRDEFFKRFMNSVIISVGASSLAIVIGSLAAYGLTRYRYQFAWFRNEDISFFFLSQLILPPVVLALPFLVLYREVGLLDTRIGLILLYTLMVLPIVIWIMRDQFNSIPVELEEAALVDGLSIWGAFFRIVMPIALPGMVAAFILAMVLCWNEYFFAALLTSTDAKTIPVMLASQTGSQGINWWSMAALATAAIAPLAVIGIALERYLIMGMTAGAVK from the coding sequence ATGAGCGTCCAGACCACCGAGTATGTCGCTTCCGAAATCCGCTCTCCGGCCAGCTTCATTGCAAGCCGCGCCTTCATCTACGGCGCGCTGGTTTTCTGGGGTTTCATCTGCCTGTTCCCGATCTACTGGACGATAACGACCTCGTTCAAGGTCGCGGTCGATGTCACCCAAGGCCATCTCATCCCCTTTGTCGACTTCCAACCGGACTGGAAGGGCTGGCGTTCGCTCGGCCTGTCGCCGGATTCGATCTTCCAGACCTCCACGGTGCGCGATGAGTTCTTCAAGCGCTTCATGAACTCCGTCATCATCTCCGTTGGTGCGTCGAGCCTCGCAATCGTCATCGGCAGTCTGGCGGCCTACGGCCTCACACGGTATCGCTATCAGTTTGCATGGTTCCGGAACGAGGACATCTCGTTCTTCTTCCTGTCGCAGCTGATCCTGCCGCCGGTGGTGCTCGCCCTGCCCTTTCTCGTGCTCTACCGCGAGGTTGGCCTGCTCGATACGCGCATCGGCCTGATCCTGCTCTACACGCTGATGGTACTGCCGATCGTCATCTGGATCATGCGCGACCAGTTCAATTCGATCCCGGTGGAACTGGAGGAAGCAGCGCTTGTCGACGGCCTCTCGATCTGGGGCGCGTTCTTCCGAATCGTCATGCCGATCGCACTGCCCGGCATGGTCGCCGCCTTCATCCTGGCGATGGTGCTGTGCTGGAATGAATATTTCTTCGCCGCGCTTTTGACCTCGACCGATGCCAAGACGATCCCGGTCATGCTGGCGAGCCAGACCGGCTCGCAAGGCATCAACTGGTGGTCGATGGCGGCCCTCGCGACAGCGGCAATAGCGCCGCTCGCCGTCATCGGCATCGCGCTGGAGCGCTACCTGATCATGGGCATGACGGCCGGTGCGGTGAAGTAG
- a CDS encoding creatininase family protein, translated as MRYELMLPHQIRKAIAEKWPVALPLGVLEYHGEHMAVGMDTLAVIKTLELFEKEGDVVILPPFYYGAASYAVAPPEGNGSVQVGGNALAPFAEELFFGLLRIGFRNIHAIIHHQTENFAAGMPTDLAFKTAGRQAIFRFLEKERGEGWWGSNAMADYYAEHAEGGNFFNWVQVHPLMPADMNGKYPFDHAGIGETSLMLALCPEAVDAAHFADNDSWYTKTAAEASADLGNQGVAMILDHLRRTLTA; from the coding sequence ATGCGCTACGAACTCATGCTGCCGCATCAGATCCGCAAGGCGATCGCCGAGAAATGGCCGGTCGCCCTGCCGCTCGGTGTTCTCGAATACCATGGTGAACACATGGCTGTCGGCATGGATACGCTGGCTGTCATCAAGACACTGGAGCTGTTCGAGAAGGAAGGGGACGTCGTCATCCTGCCACCCTTCTACTACGGCGCCGCCAGCTACGCCGTGGCGCCGCCGGAAGGCAACGGCTCGGTGCAGGTCGGTGGCAATGCGCTGGCGCCGTTCGCGGAGGAATTGTTCTTCGGCCTGTTGCGCATCGGCTTTCGCAACATTCACGCCATCATCCACCACCAGACCGAGAATTTTGCCGCGGGCATGCCGACCGATCTCGCGTTCAAGACGGCGGGACGGCAGGCGATCTTCCGCTTTCTTGAAAAGGAGCGCGGCGAGGGCTGGTGGGGTTCCAACGCCATGGCCGACTACTATGCCGAGCATGCCGAGGGCGGCAATTTCTTCAACTGGGTGCAGGTGCATCCACTGATGCCGGCTGACATGAACGGCAAGTATCCGTTCGATCATGCAGGGATCGGCGAAACCTCGCTGATGCTGGCGCTATGCCCCGAAGCGGTCGACGCCGCGCATTTCGCCGACAACGACAGCTGGTACACGAAGACCGCTGCCGAGGCTTCGGCAGACCTCGGCAATCAAGGTGTGGCGATGATCCTTGATCATCTGCGGAGGACCCTCACGGCCTGA
- a CDS encoding carbohydrate ABC transporter permease, which yields MADQTLSKNAWPANAAPSDLIPPGRKRFGWGLMALATIGLLATIGLQILYKTDVDAIGFETWRPVVYAYVLWGIAIGVGQVLTRGEDGQRALFLLPALLFTIAMVIFPTLFGFYIALTDWNLSSFAGRKFNGLDNFWQMLGDPYYRNALLNMVLYVLAVLVEYVIAFGLALLLNAQIRARKFFRVVFLMPLMLSPVAVSWMIGKSLMEYRFGPAATLARYLGWENPAFFSNPITARISIMVLDAWTFIPFMMIMLLAGLQAMSREILEAARVDGANAWQTFWQITFPLMLPVSVTAVVLRIIFKLKLADIIITVTSGGPGGATDSVSSFIYREYRDRSNVGYGTMLAMVYLVIIVVFVTWLLKIASRFVRNVN from the coding sequence GTGGCTGACCAGACTTTGTCGAAGAATGCATGGCCGGCAAACGCCGCCCCCTCGGATCTGATCCCGCCCGGCCGCAAGCGGTTCGGCTGGGGGCTGATGGCCCTTGCGACGATCGGCCTGCTGGCAACCATCGGACTGCAAATCCTCTACAAGACCGATGTCGACGCCATCGGTTTCGAGACCTGGCGACCCGTCGTCTATGCCTATGTATTGTGGGGGATCGCGATCGGCGTGGGACAGGTGTTGACGCGCGGCGAAGACGGCCAGCGCGCGCTGTTCCTGTTGCCGGCGTTGCTCTTCACCATCGCCATGGTGATCTTCCCGACCCTGTTCGGTTTCTACATAGCGCTGACCGACTGGAACCTCAGTTCGTTCGCTGGCAGAAAATTCAACGGGCTCGACAATTTCTGGCAGATGCTGGGCGACCCCTACTATCGCAACGCGCTGCTCAACATGGTGCTCTACGTGCTTGCGGTTCTGGTCGAATACGTCATCGCGTTCGGCCTGGCATTGCTGCTCAACGCGCAGATCCGCGCAAGAAAATTCTTCCGTGTCGTCTTCCTGATGCCCTTGATGCTGTCGCCGGTAGCGGTGTCATGGATGATCGGCAAGTCGCTGATGGAATACAGGTTCGGACCGGCGGCGACGCTGGCGCGCTATCTCGGCTGGGAAAACCCGGCCTTCTTCTCGAACCCGATCACCGCCCGCATCTCGATCATGGTGCTGGATGCCTGGACCTTCATCCCGTTCATGATGATCATGTTGCTCGCCGGCCTGCAGGCGATGTCACGTGAGATCCTCGAAGCCGCACGGGTTGACGGCGCCAATGCGTGGCAGACCTTCTGGCAGATCACATTTCCCCTGATGTTGCCGGTGTCGGTGACCGCGGTCGTGTTGCGCATCATCTTCAAGCTGAAGCTCGCCGACATCATCATCACTGTCACCTCAGGCGGCCCCGGCGGTGCCACCGATTCCGTTTCAAGCTTCATCTACCGCGAATATCGCGACCGATCGAATGTCGGCTATGGCACGATGCTGGCGATGGTCTACCTGGTCATCATCGTCGTGTTCGTGACCTGGCTGCTGAAGATCGCCAGCCGCTTCGTCCGCAACGTCAACTAG
- the rbsK gene encoding ribokinase translates to MASGKPIVILGVFVADTAYRAQRQPRMGETILGTSFKLGPGGKGSNQAVAAGKLGSDVTFLTRLGVDPFADMARQTWALAGVKSAVIDTPESYTGAAYIFVEETTGNNAIIVSPGAAMLISPGDIEANEGLIRSAGVFVTQLEQPIDAAVRALEIADRAGVTTILNPAPAAKLPDRIYTLCDYVTPNETEAEELTGIKVSSVDDARRAADKLLEKGVGTVIITLGEKGALLHTADRSDHVAAVNAGPVVETTGAGDAFNGGLAAALSRGMEPLQAVRFACAVAGISVTRPGTAPSMPALLEVEALLARA, encoded by the coding sequence ATGGCTTCGGGCAAGCCGATCGTCATATTGGGCGTCTTTGTCGCCGATACCGCCTACCGGGCGCAGCGCCAGCCCCGCATGGGCGAGACCATCCTCGGCACATCCTTCAAGCTTGGCCCGGGTGGCAAGGGGTCGAACCAGGCCGTCGCAGCAGGAAAGCTTGGCTCCGATGTCACCTTCCTCACGCGCCTCGGGGTCGATCCCTTCGCGGATATGGCCAGGCAAACCTGGGCGCTGGCGGGCGTGAAAAGCGCTGTCATCGACACTCCGGAAAGCTATACGGGCGCCGCCTATATCTTCGTCGAGGAAACGACCGGCAACAATGCCATCATCGTCAGCCCCGGTGCGGCCATGCTGATTTCGCCTGGTGACATCGAAGCCAATGAGGGCCTGATCCGTTCGGCCGGCGTGTTTGTCACGCAGCTCGAACAGCCGATCGACGCGGCGGTGCGGGCGCTTGAGATCGCTGACAGGGCAGGGGTGACGACGATCCTCAATCCGGCGCCGGCGGCAAAACTTCCCGATCGCATCTACACGCTTTGCGATTATGTCACGCCCAACGAGACCGAAGCCGAGGAGCTAACCGGCATCAAGGTCTCGTCCGTCGACGATGCCCGCCGTGCCGCCGACAAGCTGCTCGAAAAAGGCGTCGGCACGGTAATCATCACGCTCGGTGAAAAGGGCGCGCTGTTGCACACAGCCGATCGTTCCGATCATGTCGCCGCTGTCAACGCCGGCCCCGTGGTCGAAACCACCGGTGCTGGCGATGCCTTCAATGGCGGACTGGCCGCCGCACTGTCGAGAGGAATGGAGCCGCTACAGGCTGTCCGCTTTGCTTGCGCGGTCGCCGGCATTTCGGTCACGCGGCCTGGCACGGCGCCATCCATGCCGGCACTGCTGGAGGTGGAGGCCTTGCTCGCCAGAGCCTGA
- the hxlB gene encoding 6-phospho-3-hexuloisomerase — protein sequence MTNAGADLFGIALRELGDVLARVDEDRIDAACKMLAEAKQIVTYGCGREALQVKGFAMRLHHLGLPVSVVGDMTTPPLGSGDIFLLSSGPGETSTVLTLMRVARAAGATVLLLTAQPQSSAAALSDFTLPIPAQTMADDQGPEKTSVLPMGSVFEGALFLVFEVMVLKLKTMTGQSPEAMRSRHTNME from the coding sequence ATGACCAATGCCGGCGCGGATCTGTTCGGCATTGCTTTGCGCGAACTCGGCGACGTGCTGGCGCGGGTCGACGAAGACCGCATTGATGCCGCTTGCAAGATGCTGGCCGAGGCGAAGCAGATCGTCACCTATGGCTGCGGCCGTGAGGCACTGCAGGTCAAGGGTTTTGCCATGCGGCTCCACCATCTTGGCTTGCCTGTGTCGGTGGTCGGCGACATGACCACGCCGCCGCTCGGCTCAGGCGACATCTTCCTCTTAAGTTCGGGACCCGGCGAAACCTCCACGGTGCTCACCCTGATGCGGGTCGCCCGCGCAGCGGGAGCGACCGTCCTGCTGCTGACCGCGCAACCGCAAAGCAGCGCGGCGGCCCTGTCGGACTTCACACTGCCGATCCCTGCGCAAACCATGGCTGATGATCAGGGGCCGGAAAAAACATCGGTCCTGCCGATGGGATCGGTGTTCGAAGGCGCGCTGTTCCTGGTGTTCGAGGTGATGGTGCTGAAGCTGAAGACCATGACCGGCCAGTCGCCCGAGGCCATGCGCTCCCGCCACACCAATATGGAATAG
- a CDS encoding RbsD/FucU family protein, with protein sequence MLKGINPLLNADVLQALRAMGHGDDLIIADTNFPSDSVARQTVLGRLLRIDASAAEVVKAVLSLYPLDTFVDDSAARMEIVGKPEEIPPVQREVQKEIDAAEGKPWPMVPVERYAFYERSKQAYCVIQTGERRFYGCFAFRKGVVPPDAE encoded by the coding sequence ATGCTCAAAGGGATCAATCCGCTGCTCAACGCCGATGTGCTTCAGGCGTTGCGGGCGATGGGGCACGGCGACGACCTGATCATCGCCGACACCAATTTCCCTTCGGATTCCGTGGCGCGCCAGACCGTGTTGGGCCGGCTGCTGCGCATCGACGCCTCGGCGGCCGAGGTGGTCAAGGCGGTGCTGTCGCTCTACCCGCTGGACACTTTTGTCGACGATTCCGCCGCCCGCATGGAGATCGTCGGCAAGCCGGAGGAGATTCCGCCGGTGCAGAGGGAGGTGCAAAAGGAAATCGACGCAGCGGAAGGCAAGCCCTGGCCGATGGTGCCGGTCGAGCGCTATGCCTTCTACGAACGTTCCAAGCAGGCCTACTGCGTCATCCAGACCGGCGAGCGTCGCTTCTATGGCTGCTTCGCCTTCCGCAAGGGCGTCGTCCCGCCGGATGCGGAGTAG
- a CDS encoding aldo/keto reductase yields the protein MKTRHFDRIGNGGITFTELGFGTAPIGNLYRAVSDQDANATLEAARRTGCRYYDTAPLYGLGLSETRLNPFLRSKKRDDYVLSSKVGRIMRACPPEQRTGIGKFFDTPSRREVYDYSYDGVMRSFEASLERLGVDRIDILFVHDVDIFTHGSKEASDQRIEEFMRSGYYGLLSLRDQGVIKAFGGGINEWQVAQTLAERGDFDLFLLAGRYTLLEQEALTSFLPLCQARGIGIVLGGPYNSGILATGPKPGAYYNYSEASQDILDRVARIEAVCKRHGVRLIEAALQFPLLHPSVVSVIPGGQRPAEVESNRSLLDAKLPEALWSDLKKEGLMRTDAPTA from the coding sequence ATGAAGACACGGCATTTCGACCGCATCGGCAATGGCGGCATCACCTTTACGGAACTCGGCTTCGGCACGGCGCCGATCGGGAATCTCTACCGCGCCGTCTCCGACCAGGACGCCAATGCCACGCTGGAGGCGGCGCGGCGGACTGGTTGCCGGTACTACGACACCGCGCCGCTGTATGGCCTCGGCCTTTCGGAAACACGGCTCAATCCCTTCCTGCGCTCGAAGAAGCGCGACGACTATGTGCTGTCGAGCAAGGTCGGCCGCATCATGCGCGCCTGCCCGCCGGAACAGCGCACCGGCATCGGCAAGTTCTTCGATACGCCGTCGCGTCGCGAGGTCTACGACTACAGCTATGACGGCGTCATGCGTTCGTTCGAGGCCTCGCTGGAGCGTCTCGGCGTCGACCGCATCGACATACTTTTCGTCCATGACGTCGACATTTTCACGCACGGCAGCAAGGAGGCGTCCGACCAGCGCATCGAGGAGTTCATGCGCTCCGGCTATTACGGGTTGCTCTCGCTGCGCGACCAGGGCGTGATCAAGGCGTTCGGCGGCGGCATCAATGAATGGCAGGTTGCCCAGACGCTCGCAGAACGCGGCGATTTCGACCTTTTCCTACTTGCCGGCCGCTACACGCTGCTGGAACAGGAGGCGCTGACATCCTTCCTGCCGCTATGCCAGGCACGCGGCATCGGCATCGTTCTCGGTGGCCCCTACAATTCAGGCATCCTGGCAACCGGGCCGAAGCCCGGCGCCTACTATAATTATTCCGAGGCGTCGCAGGATATACTCGACCGTGTCGCGCGCATCGAGGCCGTCTGCAAGCGTCACGGTGTGCGGCTGATCGAGGCAGCGCTCCAGTTTCCGTTGCTGCATCCTTCGGTCGTCTCAGTGATCCCCGGCGGCCAGAGGCCGGCCGAAGTCGAAAGCAACCGTTCGCTCCTCGATGCAAAACTGCCCGAGGCACTCTGGTCCGATCTCAAGAAGGAAGGCCTGATGCGCACGGATGCGCCCACGGCCTGA
- a CDS encoding glycosyltransferase family 2 protein: MVSRPRFSILMPTHSRVDVIGLAIQSVLDQTVEDFELLVVGDGCAPGTAEIVEAFHDTRIRFFDLPKAPSFGYANRNIALREARGDLIGFAADDDLLFPDHFEVLADGLKNGAAIAYSQALWISTDGVAAPFLTNLELADELRFFMENGNTIPASCFLYRAGCLPSRDVWPEDIASAADWRLWQRIIRENPHNPPSYCRVPTVLHFSATWKNSRHSAVPQLATLLDIADSAAWWPSTLRVSVPKASNEQYEYSRLMHMDRTTWSEQTRRAVSDLVARLAWEDVQATQPTRAKVEAENIALQLEIAALHQSTSWRVTAPFRKIATSLRRKNPQN; the protein is encoded by the coding sequence ATGGTGAGTAGGCCTCGATTTTCCATCCTGATGCCGACCCACTCGCGCGTGGATGTTATCGGCCTGGCCATCCAATCAGTGTTGGATCAAACCGTCGAGGACTTCGAATTGCTGGTCGTCGGCGACGGCTGCGCGCCTGGCACGGCCGAGATCGTAGAAGCCTTTCACGATACCCGCATTCGTTTCTTCGATCTTCCCAAGGCGCCGAGCTTTGGCTACGCCAACCGCAACATCGCGCTGCGCGAGGCGCGCGGAGATTTGATCGGCTTTGCGGCCGACGATGATCTCTTGTTCCCGGACCATTTTGAAGTTCTGGCGGATGGCCTCAAAAATGGAGCTGCCATAGCGTATAGTCAGGCACTGTGGATTTCCACCGACGGCGTCGCCGCCCCCTTCCTGACCAATCTCGAACTGGCCGACGAGCTCCGGTTCTTCATGGAAAATGGGAACACCATACCCGCCAGTTGCTTTCTGTATCGGGCCGGGTGCTTGCCCTCTCGGGACGTTTGGCCGGAGGATATCGCATCGGCCGCGGACTGGCGACTATGGCAGCGGATCATACGCGAAAACCCGCACAATCCTCCCAGCTATTGCCGTGTTCCAACTGTCCTGCATTTCAGCGCCACATGGAAAAATTCTCGGCACTCCGCAGTACCCCAGCTCGCCACGCTTCTTGACATCGCGGATAGCGCAGCCTGGTGGCCTTCGACATTGCGCGTCAGCGTACCGAAGGCCAGCAACGAGCAGTACGAGTATTCACGCCTCATGCACATGGACCGCACGACGTGGAGCGAGCAAACGCGCCGGGCAGTCAGCGATCTGGTGGCACGGCTTGCGTGGGAGGATGTGCAGGCGACTCAGCCTACACGTGCAAAGGTCGAAGCAGAAAACATTGCGCTGCAACTGGAAATCGCAGCTTTGCACCAGTCCACGAGTTGGCGTGTCACAGCCCCTTTTCGCAAGATCGCCACAAGCCTGCGTCGTAAAAACCCTCAAAACTGA
- a CDS encoding sugar ABC transporter substrate-binding protein gives MKVGIYEQLIRAGASRRDILKGAASMAAIAAASSAGLGAFTRPASAASELRTKILQIPGVGKGQPTDADFQKVGELCLDATKANVKQGEFAGVELTFMGLNNQNLHNVLFRGFLKPWETYTGAKINWIDLAQADYNARLQQSIATGTVDFDIAEMGAPFEGDVCGKGLTSEMPDWVKKQIDIDDLVNYLKPPVGTWDGKQYRVTIDGDTHNFNYRTDVFADADLAKQWKDGGGAGEWGVPRTWQQVQAVTKFLKGKKFKGQDVYGYLDAPKPWGGFGFYFLGSRATAYAKHPDDKAWLFDADTMKPRVNNPAWVRAIQDVIDALPSEPADQINADPNTTGFQQFLAGTGSMIPWWGDIGSNAKTNDSSVVGDLCGFDILPGSDDVYNSKTGKWEKLASGPNYAPNLAYLGWGIYVMARVDSDSKKHKAAWSAAAHLGGKDLAIWTAMYPSGFQCYRNSQHDIDEWVAAGYDKAFISNYLDSQFNSYNHPNGAIEPRIPGIFQYYSAAEDILANTFAGKMKAQEGADAIAAAWEKLTDQIGREKQIKLYKASLGIS, from the coding sequence ATGAAAGTCGGTATTTATGAACAGTTGATCCGAGCCGGCGCGAGCCGACGCGACATTTTGAAGGGAGCGGCCAGCATGGCCGCCATCGCGGCCGCCTCAAGCGCCGGTCTTGGCGCCTTCACCCGTCCAGCTTCCGCAGCAAGCGAGCTGCGCACGAAAATCCTGCAGATTCCCGGTGTCGGCAAGGGTCAGCCAACGGACGCTGACTTCCAGAAGGTCGGTGAACTCTGCCTCGACGCAACCAAGGCCAACGTCAAGCAAGGCGAGTTCGCCGGTGTCGAACTCACATTCATGGGCCTCAACAACCAGAACCTGCACAATGTGCTGTTCCGCGGCTTCCTGAAGCCCTGGGAGACATATACCGGCGCCAAGATCAACTGGATCGATCTTGCACAGGCCGACTACAATGCCCGCCTGCAGCAGTCGATCGCCACCGGAACCGTCGACTTCGACATTGCCGAGATGGGCGCGCCTTTCGAAGGCGACGTCTGCGGCAAGGGTCTCACGTCCGAGATGCCCGACTGGGTCAAGAAGCAGATCGATATCGACGACCTCGTCAACTACCTGAAGCCGCCAGTCGGCACCTGGGACGGTAAGCAGTATCGCGTCACCATCGATGGCGACACGCACAATTTCAACTATCGCACCGACGTGTTCGCCGATGCGGATCTCGCCAAGCAGTGGAAGGACGGCGGCGGTGCCGGCGAATGGGGCGTGCCGAGGACCTGGCAACAGGTGCAGGCGGTGACCAAATTCCTCAAGGGCAAGAAATTCAAAGGTCAGGACGTCTATGGGTATCTCGACGCGCCCAAGCCCTGGGGCGGATTCGGCTTCTACTTCCTCGGCAGCCGCGCCACCGCCTATGCCAAGCATCCCGACGACAAGGCCTGGCTGTTCGACGCCGACACGATGAAGCCGCGTGTCAACAACCCGGCCTGGGTGCGGGCCATCCAGGACGTGATCGACGCGCTGCCGTCCGAACCCGCCGACCAGATCAACGCCGACCCGAACACCACCGGTTTCCAGCAGTTCCTGGCCGGAACCGGTTCAATGATCCCCTGGTGGGGTGATATCGGCTCCAACGCCAAAACCAACGATTCCTCCGTGGTCGGCGACCTTTGCGGCTTCGACATCCTGCCGGGCTCGGATGACGTCTACAATTCCAAAACCGGCAAATGGGAAAAGCTTGCCAGCGGGCCGAACTACGCGCCCAACCTCGCCTATCTCGGTTGGGGCATCTATGTCATGGCCCGCGTCGACAGCGATTCGAAGAAGCACAAGGCCGCCTGGAGCGCAGCGGCGCATCTCGGTGGCAAGGATCTGGCGATCTGGACGGCCATGTATCCGTCCGGCTTCCAGTGCTATCGCAACAGCCAGCACGATATCGATGAATGGGTGGCCGCCGGCTACGACAAGGCATTCATCTCGAACTACCTTGACTCCCAGTTCAACTCTTACAACCATCCGAATGGCGCGATCGAGCCACGTATCCCCGGCATCTTCCAGTACTACAGCGCTGCCGAGGACATCTTGGCCAACACCTTTGCCGGCAAGATGAAAGCCCAGGAAGGCGCCGACGCGATAGCAGCGGCCTGGGAAAAGCTCACCGACCAGATCGGCCGGGAGAAGCAGATCAAGCTCTACAAGGCCTCGCTCGGTATCAGCTGA